A region from the Lolium perenne isolate Kyuss_39 chromosome 4, Kyuss_2.0, whole genome shotgun sequence genome encodes:
- the LOC127332461 gene encoding uncharacterized protein: MSVVILDGSTVRSFVADEAAFARSVDARFAALDANGDGVLSRAELRRALESFRLLDGEGFGSAEPLPLPTEVATLYDAVFEQFDADHSGAVDHAEFRDEMRRIMLAVADGLGSQPLQVAVDDEGGSFLLEAAEHEAAMIAAKVQEESRKAVEEASSK; encoded by the coding sequence ATGAGCGTGGTGATCCTCGACGGCTCGACGGTGCGGTCCTTCGTGGCGGACGAGGCCGCCTTCGCGCGCAGCGTGGACGCGCGCTTCGCCGCGCTCGACGCCAACGGCGACGGCGTGCTGTCGCGCGCCGAGCTCCGCCGAGCGCTGGAGTCCTTCCGCCTCCTCGACGGCGAGGGCTTTGGCTCCGCCGAGCCGCTCCCTCTTCCCACCGAGGTCGCCACGCTCTACGACGCCGTGTTCGAGCAGTTCGACGCCGACCACAGCGGCGCCGTAGACCACGCAGAGTTCCGCGACGAGATGCGCCGCATCATGCTGGCGGTAGCTGACGGCCTCGGCTCCCAGCCGCTCCaggtcgccgtcgacgacgagggCGGTAGCTTCCTGCTCGAGGCCGCGGAGCACGAGGCCGCCATGATCGCCGCCAAGGTCCAAGAAGAAAGCAGGAAGGCGGTCGAGGAAGCCAGCAGCAAGTGA